ACGCGCTTGGCGATAATCCGGCGTGCTCATCCGCAGGCAGGCTTCGGCCATGCGTCGAAACCCCTCGGCAGGGTCTTCGCTGGCGTTGGTCGAGGCTTGCAGGGCGTCGATGACTTGGTTGGGTTCAACGGCGTCGAGTTGCTCCCAGACTTTCGCCAATCGATATTGCAGCCGAAACTTGTCGAGATCGCTGACGCCCGATTGTTGGGCGGATTCCAATCGAGATTTGGCTTTCGTCCACCATTCGTTGGCCGACTCCGACTCGCCGCGCGATTCCGCCTGTTGGATTGCGTAGGTGCCCAACAGCAGATTCGCTTCGGCGGCGTGAGCGGGGAATTGATCGACGAGCGTTTCCACCCGTTCGGCAATGGTTTGCAGCAATTCCGACTGATCCGGTTGTTCCAACGATTGTCGAAATTCGCTGAGTGTGCGGACGTAGCGGAGGGTGAGATCACCTTGAATATACGGACGAGCGTGCCAGATGCCGACCACCGCGGCAATGCCGAGCACGAAGGTGGGAATCTGCCAAATGTTTGCCGCTGCCGGTGTCCGAGAGGCGGAGGCGGCAGGCCGTTGAGTCGTCGAGGAGCGAGTTTCCGAGGCCATGGACGGACTTCCTTGCCGTGCGGGGGCCGAACCGGGCGATGCCGAAAATCACCGGGCAAAGCCGGGTATCATCCGTGATTGTCGGCATGGTGGCATAATTCCCCCCCCGCGTCAAGAGGGAGAACCGGGGCATCGCGGCCGTGCCAAGTCATCATCTGTCGTCGCAAGCGAGCCAACCCGATGGGCTTCCGATTGCCGGGGTGGCATCGGTCGCGCATCGGGTGGAATTGTTCCGTCGGTCAGACGAGTCTCAGTTTGCCTTCAACTGGAAGCAGATCAACTTGTCTTGATCCATGATGTACATTTTGCCGTTCGCGACAACCGGGTGTGCCCATGCTTCGGCACCAGAATAGTTCGGCTGACGGAACTTGCTGATGAGTTCATAGTCGTCGGTCTTGCCACTAATCAGCGCAATCACGCCGTTTTGGTAGCGGAAAATCAGCTTGCCGTCCGCATAGGTGACCGCCGCCGACCCCGAACCAGGGCCACGATCTTCTCGCCAAACGATCTTGCCTGTCTTCAATTCCACGCAACTGGGGGCACCGGCGTTGTGACCGTGGCCGCAGAAGACGTAATCGCCGACCAGCACCATGCCACCGTGATGGTTTTGCAGATCGCTCGCACGCAGGAAATACTGTTCCTTGGCGGTGACACCTCCGCGATTATCCGGCACCAGTTTGAGCAATGCCGAACCCGCGCCGTATCCTGTGGATGCGAACACGAGATCGCCTTTGACAATGGGCGTCGGGATGTTGGCGGTGCCGTTATGATTTTTGTCGTAAGTCCAAAGCAGCTTGCCGGTTGCGGCATTGACTCCCACCAGAGCGGAGCCAAGCCAATTGATGACCATCTTGGTTCGGCCGACCGTCGCAGTCACCGGCGAAGAATAGCCCGCGCCACCGCCATTGGGCACCCGAGCGGCCCAGATTGGCTTCCCGGTCTTCTTGTTGAGCGCAACAATCGCGGCGTTATCCCCACCTGGTGTGCAATACAGCTTTTCGCCATCAATCAAGACCGATTCCGAATATCCCCATCCGGACATCATTCGGCCACCGAAGTCATTCTGATAATTTTTGGCCCACACGATTGAGCCGTCTGCCGTCTTGAGGCAGGTGAGTGTGCCGTTGACGCCGACAACGTAAACCATCCCGCCATCGACGGTTGGGGTCGATCGCGGTCCTTGATTGTAGCTCACATTTCCTTTGGGACCGATTGCTTTTTTCCACAGGATTTTGCCCGTGGCTTCGTCCATGGCGACAACGGCTTCATCGCTGCCCAGGTAGGTCATGACAAAGATTTTGCCATCGGCGATCGACGGCGAGGAGAAGCCGCCACCCAGGCCGGTGGTGGTCCACTCGATGGCGGGGCCGTTTTCGGGCCACGATGCCAGCAGGCCGGTTTCTTTGCT
This DNA window, taken from Tuwongella immobilis, encodes the following:
- a CDS encoding PQQ-binding-like beta-propeller repeat protein; protein product: MPRIRLALLVCALLGSTASLVAKDFDWPQWRGPDRSGVSKETGLLASWPENGPAIEWTTTGLGGGFSSPSIADGKIFVMTYLGSDEAVVAMDEATGKILWKKAIGPKGNVSYNQGPRSTPTVDGGMVYVVGVNGTLTCLKTADGSIVWAKNYQNDFGGRMMSGWGYSESVLIDGEKLYCTPGGDNAAIVALNKKTGKPIWAARVPNGGGAGYSSPVTATVGRTKMVINWLGSALVGVNAATGKLLWTYDKNHNGTANIPTPIVKGDLVFASTGYGAGSALLKLVPDNRGGVTAKEQYFLRASDLQNHHGGMVLVGDYVFCGHGHNAGAPSCVELKTGKIVWREDRGPGSGSAAVTYADGKLIFRYQNGVIALISGKTDDYELISKFRQPNYSGAEAWAHPVVANGKMYIMDQDKLICFQLKAN